Proteins from one Oscillatoria nigro-viridis PCC 7112 genomic window:
- a CDS encoding vitamin K epoxide reductase family protein, with product MIRRRSTPWIHRWSRTVMAAIAAIGVVETAYLTIAKFTTGSVICPTSGCDKVLNSPYATVFGTVPLSLLGFLAYLTIAILALAPKAVNPDTKKGLHSQLENKTWQALFIITAAMVIFSSYLMYLMAFEIQDLCIYCVTSALFSLSLFVLVLVGREWEDIGQLVFTGILVAMVSSIGALGLYNSVNSPPPTVSTAGIAPPAVTTTSGPAEIALARHLRQIGAKEYGAYWCPHCHDQKMLFGKEAAKIIDYFECDPRGQNSRAEICQAAAANVKGFPTWEINGQFYSGTQSLGKLADVSGYTGPRNFQN from the coding sequence ATGATTCGCCGACGTTCAACCCCTTGGATTCATCGCTGGTCTAGGACTGTGATGGCAGCGATCGCAGCCATAGGCGTCGTAGAAACGGCCTATCTCACGATCGCTAAATTCACGACTGGCTCGGTCATTTGTCCCACCAGCGGCTGCGACAAAGTTCTAAACAGTCCCTACGCTACAGTCTTTGGCACAGTGCCTTTAAGCTTGTTAGGTTTTTTAGCTTACTTGACTATAGCAATCCTAGCCTTGGCTCCCAAAGCTGTAAATCCCGACACCAAGAAAGGATTGCACTCTCAACTAGAAAACAAAACTTGGCAAGCCCTATTTATCATCACGGCTGCGATGGTAATTTTCAGCAGCTATTTGATGTATTTGATGGCTTTTGAAATTCAGGACTTGTGCATTTACTGCGTCACTTCTGCCTTATTTTCGCTGTCGCTGTTTGTGCTGGTGCTAGTCGGGCGCGAGTGGGAAGATATCGGACAGTTGGTGTTTACAGGCATTTTGGTGGCAATGGTGAGTTCGATCGGCGCCTTGGGACTTTATAACAGCGTCAACTCACCTCCTCCTACTGTCTCTACCGCAGGTATTGCACCCCCTGCCGTCACTACAACCTCCGGCCCGGCCGAAATTGCTTTGGCCCGCCATCTCCGACAAATCGGCGCTAAAGAGTACGGCGCTTACTGGTGTCCCCACTGCCACGACCAAAAAATGCTGTTCGGCAAAGAAGCAGCCAAAATAATTGATTATTTTGAATGCGATCCCAGGGGGCAAAATTCCCGCGCTGAAATTTGCCAAGCTGCTGCTGCGAATGTTAAAGGTTTCCCGACTTGGGAGATTAACGGTCAGTTTTATTCGGGGACGCAATCTTTGGGTAAACTCGCTGATGTATCCGGTTACACGGGCCCCCGCAACTTTCAAAACTGA
- the btpA gene encoding photosystem I biogenesis protein BtpA: protein MDLKQIFKTPNPIIGVVHLQPLPTSPRWGGNLKAIIGRAEQEATALASGGANGIIVENFFDAPFAKDSVDPAVVSAMTLVVERLTNLVTLPIGVNVLRNDAHSAIAIASCTGAQFIRVNVLNGIMATDQGLIEGQAHQLLRYRRELGSDVKILADVLVKHGRPLGSPNLTTAVQETIGRALADAVILSGWTTGSPPNLQDLELASAAAAGIPVFIGSGASWENISTLMQAADGVIVSSSLKRNGRIEQPIDPIRVSQFVEAARRSLSQQEREQENRDANGSRGPTPEPGKVTSKT, encoded by the coding sequence GTGGACTTAAAACAAATATTCAAAACGCCGAATCCCATAATCGGTGTCGTACATTTACAGCCTTTGCCAACTTCTCCCCGCTGGGGCGGAAACCTCAAAGCTATTATCGGAAGAGCCGAGCAAGAGGCTACAGCGCTGGCTTCTGGTGGCGCAAACGGTATCATAGTTGAGAACTTTTTCGACGCTCCTTTTGCCAAAGACAGCGTAGATCCGGCTGTGGTAAGTGCCATGACTCTGGTAGTTGAGAGGCTGACAAATCTCGTGACGCTGCCGATCGGCGTTAACGTGCTGCGAAACGACGCCCACAGCGCGATCGCCATCGCCTCCTGCACAGGAGCTCAATTCATCCGCGTCAACGTCCTCAACGGCATCATGGCTACAGACCAAGGCTTAATTGAAGGCCAAGCTCACCAGCTACTGCGCTACCGCCGGGAATTGGGCAGCGATGTCAAAATATTAGCAGACGTGTTAGTCAAGCACGGGCGACCCCTAGGCAGCCCCAACTTGACCACAGCCGTCCAAGAGACGATCGGGCGAGCTTTAGCCGACGCCGTAATCCTTTCCGGCTGGACAACTGGTAGCCCTCCCAATCTCCAAGACTTAGAACTCGCGAGTGCAGCAGCGGCGGGAATTCCAGTTTTCATCGGTAGTGGCGCGTCGTGGGAAAACATTTCCACCCTCATGCAGGCCGCTGACGGCGTAATCGTATCGAGTTCCCTGAAACGAAACGGCCGCATCGAGCAGCCTATAGATCCGATCCGCGTCAGTCAGTTTGTAGAAGCCGCCCGCCGCAGCTTGTCACAGCAAGAGCGCGAACAGGAAAATAGAGATGCTAATGGCTCAAGAGGGCCCACACCGGAACCGGGCAAAGTCACAAGTAAAACGTAA
- the psbU gene encoding photosystem II complex extrinsic protein PsbU — protein MKRLGRLLAVLGLVLGCFAWAGDQSAMAASLSRIVLPSSSLLAVEAPARTNRADEKLATEYGKKLDLNNSAVRDFREFRGLYPTLARLIIKNAPYEKVEDVLNISDLTEAQKKLLQANMDKFTVTDVESVFIEGDNRLNNGLYD, from the coding sequence ATGAAACGATTGGGTCGTCTATTGGCAGTATTGGGCTTAGTGCTGGGCTGCTTTGCATGGGCAGGAGACCAAAGCGCGATGGCGGCGTCCTTAAGCCGTATCGTCTTGCCATCCTCCTCGCTCCTAGCTGTTGAAGCTCCGGCTAGAACCAATCGCGCCGATGAGAAGCTTGCCACAGAATACGGCAAAAAACTTGATTTGAACAACAGCGCCGTCCGGGATTTTCGGGAATTTCGAGGGTTGTATCCCACTTTAGCTCGACTAATTATTAAGAATGCTCCTTACGAAAAGGTTGAGGACGTACTCAATATTTCAGACTTGACGGAAGCTCAGAAAAAATTGCTGCAAGCTAACATGGACAAATTCACCGTAACTGATGTTGAATCAGTCTTTATTGAAGGAGACAACCGGTTGAATAATGGTCTCTACGACTAG
- the argC gene encoding N-acetyl-gamma-glutamyl-phosphate reductase has protein sequence MGDVGRVPVGIIGASGYGGVQLVRLLADHPGAEVVYLGGDSSAGKPFSSLYPHLTNCIDLTVEAIDLDKIAAKCEVVFLSLPNGLACNMAPTLIEKGCKVLDLSADYRFENLETYKAWYGGERSDSELAATAVYGLPELYRDRIKDAQLVGCAGCYVTASLLALAPLLKQGLIVPETAIIDAKSGTSGGGRKAEINLLLAEAEGSLGAYGVGRHRHTPEIEQICSDLAGHDIKVQFTPHLIPMVRGILATVYATLRDPGLVREDLITIFSAFYRNSPWVKVLPAGVYPQTKWACGTNLCYIGIEVDPRTDRVIVLSAIDNLIKGQAGQGIQCMNLMMGWEETLGLPQLAFYP, from the coding sequence ATGGGAGATGTTGGACGTGTGCCTGTAGGAATTATCGGCGCTTCAGGGTACGGCGGCGTGCAACTTGTGCGACTGCTGGCAGATCACCCAGGGGCTGAAGTAGTCTATTTGGGCGGGGATAGCAGTGCGGGAAAACCTTTTTCCAGCCTTTATCCGCATCTGACTAACTGCATTGATTTGACAGTCGAGGCGATCGACCTAGACAAAATAGCAGCAAAATGTGAAGTTGTGTTTCTGTCGCTGCCGAACGGTTTAGCTTGCAACATGGCACCGACGCTGATCGAAAAAGGTTGCAAAGTCTTGGATTTGTCGGCTGACTACAGATTTGAAAATCTGGAAACTTACAAAGCTTGGTACGGCGGCGAGCGATCGGACTCTGAACTGGCTGCAACGGCTGTTTACGGTTTGCCAGAATTGTATCGCGATCGAATTAAAGACGCTCAGTTAGTAGGCTGTGCCGGCTGCTACGTCACTGCTAGTTTATTGGCCCTGGCACCTTTGCTAAAACAAGGGCTCATCGTGCCAGAAACAGCAATTATCGACGCCAAATCCGGTACTTCGGGAGGGGGCCGCAAAGCCGAAATAAATCTGTTGTTGGCTGAAGCAGAGGGTTCTCTGGGCGCTTACGGCGTTGGCCGCCACCGCCACACGCCAGAAATCGAGCAAATTTGCAGCGATTTAGCGGGACACGATATTAAAGTTCAGTTTACTCCCCACCTAATTCCGATGGTGCGCGGAATTCTGGCGACTGTGTACGCAACTTTGCGCGATCCGGGTTTGGTGCGGGAAGATTTAATCACTATTTTCAGCGCTTTTTACCGCAATAGTCCTTGGGTAAAAGTGTTACCGGCTGGAGTTTATCCGCAAACAAAATGGGCTTGCGGCACAAACCTTTGTTATATCGGCATCGAAGTCGATCCGCGTACTGACAGGGTGATCGTGCTGTCGGCGATCGACAATTTAATTAAGGGACAAGCCGGTCAAGGCATCCAGTGCATGAACTTGATGATGGGCTGGGAAGAAACTTTGGGTTTGCCACAATTGGCTTTCTATCCTTAA
- a CDS encoding adenylate/guanylate cyclase domain-containing protein, which translates to MVTLQANPHLVLRTEKGGNRYLPLSGSNCWTVGRSDDNNFVLTDRWISRNHAMLQQMETGEFYLIDLGSRNGSFVNGRRVSIPVTLRNGDRIIFGQTELDFYNPTAGHRHDPIHETDSEDFTATLTVRSLISVMVMDIRDFTVLTRQLDETLLSEVIGNWFRKAGQIIREHGSWVDKYIGDAIMAVWFHKTSGVSSEEMMRICQALSELHKATDELSSRYPLPFPLRVGAGINTGYAMVGNSGSSDRSDYTALGDTVNAAFRLESCTKQIGKDIAVGKTTYEYLTELGAQGAFEQHTVALKGYDTPSVIYGGTYGDLNAFLKRKGKSSQ; encoded by the coding sequence GTGGTGACTTTGCAAGCCAATCCACATTTGGTACTTCGTACAGAGAAAGGCGGCAATCGCTACTTGCCGCTCTCCGGCAGCAATTGCTGGACAGTAGGGCGGAGCGATGACAATAATTTTGTACTGACAGATCGCTGGATTTCCCGCAATCACGCGATGTTACAGCAAATGGAGACAGGAGAGTTCTACCTGATCGACTTGGGCAGCCGCAATGGTTCTTTTGTCAACGGGCGGCGGGTCAGTATTCCTGTAACTCTCAGAAATGGCGATCGGATTATTTTCGGTCAAACCGAATTGGACTTCTACAACCCAACCGCCGGCCACCGCCACGATCCAATACACGAGACAGACTCTGAAGATTTTACGGCGACTTTGACGGTGCGTAGCCTGATTAGCGTCATGGTAATGGACATCCGAGACTTTACAGTTTTGACTAGGCAGCTAGACGAAACCCTCCTCTCGGAAGTCATCGGTAATTGGTTCCGCAAAGCAGGACAGATCATTCGCGAACACGGCAGTTGGGTGGACAAATACATCGGCGATGCCATCATGGCAGTCTGGTTCCACAAAACCAGCGGTGTCAGCAGCGAGGAAATGATGCGGATTTGCCAAGCTTTGAGCGAACTGCACAAGGCAACAGACGAACTCAGCAGCCGTTACCCCCTGCCTTTTCCTTTGCGAGTCGGGGCTGGCATCAATACCGGTTATGCAATGGTGGGAAATTCTGGCAGCAGCGACCGATCGGACTATACCGCCTTGGGTGATACTGTAAACGCAGCATTTCGCCTGGAATCTTGCACCAAGCAAATCGGCAAGGATATCGCTGTGGGAAAAACCACCTACGAATACCTGACGGAATTGGGGGCCCAGGGCGCTTTCGAGCAGCACACCGTTGCTTTGAAGGGTTACGACACTCCCAGCGTGATTTACGGCGGTACTTACGGTGACTTGAACGCTTTTCTCAAAAGGAAAGGAAAGAGTTCTCAATAG
- the nadB gene encoding L-aspartate oxidase produces the protein MTDKFDVLVIGAGAAGLYTALCLPEHLQVGLINKNTLPVSASDWAQGGIAAAIAPEDSAALHVQDTLAAGAGLCDLEAVKFLVEEAAACIDSLVKMGVAFDRTGPDLALTLEAAHSRRRVLHAADTTGKAVISTLTAKVLSRKNIQLVSPAFALSLWLDETGRCQGISSICGSQVKWLRAGAVVLATGGGGQVFAQTTNPSVSTGDGVAIAWRAGALLRDLEFVQFHPTALSKAGAPRFLISEAVRGEGAHLVDSKGYRFAFDFHPSGELAPRDVVSRAIFRHLQKTGEPHVWLDLRPIAVDRLRYRFPNIIQVCADWGIDIFSEPVPVTPAAHYWMGGIVADKFNQTSIPGLYAVGETASTGVHGANRLASNSLLECLVFGAQMGLLQLEGGKPKTLTDEFEAGEILEKWISEKDIEAIEKLRVELPNLVWQSAGICRGQRDLERAIVQVEIWRQEFALLPLSQTLLKLRAGKILDFSPADEETSLLLRNWGEVGNLLDIGYLILKSAAFRTESRGGHYRLDYPLTDPGWCSHTLIQKTHWYKSPRIED, from the coding sequence ATGACTGACAAATTTGACGTATTGGTAATAGGTGCTGGCGCGGCGGGTTTGTACACAGCACTTTGCCTGCCAGAGCATTTGCAGGTGGGCTTGATCAATAAAAATACCCTGCCTGTTTCTGCCAGCGATTGGGCTCAAGGAGGGATTGCGGCGGCGATCGCCCCTGAAGATTCCGCAGCGCTGCACGTTCAGGATACACTGGCTGCGGGAGCCGGTCTTTGCGATTTGGAGGCGGTGAAATTTTTAGTCGAGGAAGCTGCTGCTTGCATTGACTCCCTGGTCAAAATGGGCGTTGCATTCGATCGCACCGGCCCAGATTTAGCCCTCACCCTAGAAGCCGCCCACTCCCGCCGCCGAGTTCTCCACGCCGCCGACACTACGGGCAAAGCCGTTATCAGTACGCTGACAGCAAAAGTATTGAGCCGCAAAAACATTCAACTCGTATCCCCTGCCTTTGCTTTGAGTCTGTGGCTAGACGAAACCGGGCGCTGCCAGGGGATTAGCTCGATTTGCGGCTCACAAGTCAAGTGGCTGCGGGCCGGGGCCGTGGTGCTGGCGACAGGCGGCGGCGGACAGGTTTTTGCTCAAACGACCAATCCGTCAGTAAGTACCGGGGACGGGGTGGCAATTGCTTGGCGCGCCGGGGCGCTGCTGCGAGATTTAGAATTTGTGCAGTTTCATCCGACGGCGCTGAGCAAAGCGGGCGCGCCTCGGTTTCTCATTAGCGAAGCGGTGCGCGGAGAAGGAGCTCATTTGGTAGACAGTAAGGGATATCGCTTTGCTTTTGACTTTCACCCCAGCGGGGAACTCGCCCCTCGGGATGTTGTCAGCCGCGCAATTTTCCGCCACTTGCAGAAGACGGGGGAACCTCACGTTTGGCTGGATTTGCGCCCGATTGCGGTCGATCGACTGCGCTACAGGTTTCCGAATATTATTCAAGTGTGCGCTGACTGGGGAATTGATATTTTTTCCGAACCGGTGCCGGTGACGCCCGCAGCCCATTACTGGATGGGAGGGATTGTGGCTGACAAGTTCAACCAAACATCCATTCCGGGTTTGTACGCGGTGGGAGAAACTGCAAGCACGGGGGTACACGGCGCTAATCGGTTGGCGAGCAATTCGCTGCTGGAATGTCTGGTTTTTGGGGCGCAGATGGGACTTTTGCAGCTAGAAGGTGGAAAGCCCAAAACACTCACAGATGAGTTCGAGGCGGGGGAAATCTTGGAAAAATGGATTTCTGAAAAGGATATTGAGGCGATCGAAAAGTTGCGGGTAGAATTGCCGAATTTGGTGTGGCAGAGTGCGGGAATTTGCCGGGGACAGCGGGATTTGGAAAGGGCGATCGTCCAAGTTGAGATTTGGCGGCAAGAATTTGCCTTGTTGCCATTGAGTCAAACTTTGCTGAAGTTGCGGGCTGGAAAAATCCTTGATTTCTCACCTGCGGATGAGGAAACCAGCCTGCTGCTGAGAAATTGGGGAGAAGTTGGCAATTTATTGGATATCGGCTATTTAATTCTCAAAAGTGCGGCTTTTCGGACTGAAAGTAGAGGCGGACATTACCGACTTGACTATCCCCTCACCGATCCGGGTTGGTGCAGTCACACTTTAATCCAGAAAACCCATTGGTACAAATCTCCGCGAATAGAAGATTGA
- a CDS encoding CHASE2 domain-containing protein translates to MLTGRCPNPQNMLKNIKKWVDRERRVLITASAVASTVIVMRWFGFFQVWEWAAFDHFVRWRSPEPIDSRIVIVEIKEADLQKYGYPISDAVLAQLLQKLHAGKPRAIGLDVYRDLPTQPGNAELLKTFKTIPNLIGIELMPDETRFGVRPPPVLDKLDRIGFNNVVTDADSKVRRTLLYAWPGDGKTHQSFALRLALLYLKSEGISPQPARINPKYLQLGKGVFRPFQPNDGAYVRSDSRGYQILTNLRGPRGSFRTASMGDVLSGKVPADFVRSRVVLIGSNAPSLRDFYQNAYSSGWFAPPQQIPGVELQAHFLSQILSAAIDGRGGINVWPEAAELLWILLWSWAGANVSWNLRSLGRSAYCLLSISLGLSASLYLAFLAGWWLPLIPPILSLVGSGVAVVGYLAHLQEELKRSKEFLQSLIDTIPDPIFVKDRNHRCVVLNQAYCRFIGYPLEILTCRTDYDLFPQAEAEIFWQQNELVFQTHQPRENEEYFTDANGITHLIATKRSLHKDAAGNLFLVGAIRDITERQLRANALEQKNAELSHQAYHDALTGLPNRQMFYECLHSSLERASSNQKLVALLFLDLDGFKSINDTLGHNVGDLLLKTVASRLKKCLRGSDTISRLGGDEFTVILPAIPGREEAAKVAKKICDAIMQPFILEEHTVSVTTSIGISLYPIDGQEPEILVKNADVAMYRAKERGKNQYNFY, encoded by the coding sequence ATGCTCACAGGGCGGTGCCCAAATCCCCAAAATATGCTAAAAAATATCAAAAAATGGGTCGATCGAGAACGCCGAGTATTGATTACTGCGAGTGCCGTGGCTAGTACGGTAATTGTAATGCGCTGGTTCGGATTTTTTCAGGTGTGGGAATGGGCTGCTTTCGACCACTTTGTGCGCTGGCGGTCGCCCGAACCAATTGACTCGCGCATCGTCATTGTAGAAATTAAGGAAGCTGACTTGCAAAAATACGGCTACCCAATTTCGGATGCTGTCTTGGCCCAGTTGCTGCAAAAATTGCACGCGGGCAAGCCGCGGGCGATCGGCCTCGACGTTTACCGAGATTTGCCAACTCAACCGGGTAACGCCGAATTGCTCAAAACTTTTAAAACTATTCCCAACTTAATCGGGATTGAGTTGATGCCAGACGAAACCCGCTTCGGAGTTCGCCCGCCTCCGGTACTTGACAAGCTCGATCGAATCGGTTTTAACAACGTTGTCACCGACGCTGACTCAAAAGTGCGGCGAACTTTGCTCTACGCTTGGCCCGGAGACGGCAAAACTCATCAAAGTTTCGCACTCAGACTGGCTTTGCTTTACCTCAAAAGCGAAGGAATTTCCCCTCAACCAGCAAGAATCAATCCTAAATACTTGCAGTTAGGCAAGGGGGTTTTTCGACCTTTTCAACCGAATGACGGTGCTTACGTTCGCTCGGACAGCCGCGGCTATCAAATTTTGACCAACCTGCGCGGCCCGCGAGGCAGTTTTCGCACTGCATCGATGGGCGATGTGCTCTCTGGCAAAGTACCTGCTGATTTTGTACGGTCGCGCGTTGTCTTGATCGGCTCAAATGCCCCCAGCCTCAGAGACTTTTACCAAAATGCTTACAGTTCAGGTTGGTTTGCTCCTCCCCAGCAAATACCGGGAGTCGAGCTTCAGGCTCATTTCTTGAGCCAAATTTTGAGTGCAGCCATCGACGGGCGCGGGGGTATCAATGTCTGGCCAGAGGCTGCGGAGTTGCTGTGGATTTTACTGTGGTCTTGGGCGGGAGCAAATGTGAGTTGGAATTTGCGATCGCTCGGTCGATCGGCTTACTGTTTATTAAGTATCTCTCTAGGTCTGAGTGCCAGTTTATACTTAGCATTTTTAGCAGGTTGGTGGCTACCGTTAATTCCTCCAATCCTCAGTCTTGTGGGTTCTGGTGTCGCAGTTGTGGGTTATCTGGCTCACTTGCAAGAAGAATTAAAACGATCTAAAGAATTTTTACAATCGCTAATCGATACAATTCCCGACCCCATTTTTGTCAAAGATCGAAATCACCGCTGCGTAGTTTTGAATCAGGCATATTGTCGGTTTATTGGCTATCCTTTAGAAATTTTAACTTGCCGAACCGATTACGATTTATTTCCCCAAGCCGAAGCCGAGATATTTTGGCAGCAAAACGAATTAGTATTTCAAACTCACCAGCCCCGAGAAAATGAAGAATATTTTACTGACGCTAACGGAATTACGCATCTGATTGCCACTAAAAGATCCCTGCATAAAGATGCTGCCGGCAACCTATTTTTAGTCGGAGCAATCAGAGATATTACCGAGCGCCAACTTCGGGCAAATGCCCTAGAACAAAAAAATGCTGAGCTCAGCCACCAAGCTTATCACGATGCTCTGACCGGTTTGCCGAACCGCCAAATGTTCTACGAATGCTTGCATTCCTCTCTAGAAAGAGCCTCCAGCAATCAGAAATTGGTAGCTTTACTGTTTTTAGATTTAGATGGATTTAAGTCAATCAACGACACTCTCGGACACAATGTGGGCGATTTACTCTTAAAAACAGTTGCCAGTCGGCTCAAAAAATGCTTGCGCGGCAGCGATACTATCTCGCGGTTGGGTGGCGACGAGTTCACAGTCATTTTGCCCGCAATTCCAGGTCGCGAGGAAGCTGCGAAAGTAGCTAAAAAAATTTGCGACGCCATCATGCAGCCTTTTATTTTAGAAGAACATACAGTTTCTGTAACTACAAGTATTGGCATTAGTTTATATCCCATTGACGGTCAAGAGCCAGAGATTTTAGTTAAGAATGCTGATGTTGCGATGTATCGTGCTAAGGAACGCGGGAAAAATCAATATAACTTTTATTAA
- a CDS encoding sulfate/molybdate ABC transporter ATP-binding protein → MGIVVENVSKQFGSFQALDRVSLKIESGSLVALLGPSGSGKSTLLRLIAGLEMPDSGKIWLTGQDATNTSVQERKIGFVFQHYALFKHMTVRKNIAFGMQIQKTPPAKVKARVEQLLNLVQLSGLGDRYPSQLSGGQRQRVALARALAVEPKVLLLDEPFGALDAKVRKDLRAWLRRLHDEVHVTTVFVTHDQEEAMEVADRITVMNKGKIEQVGTPAEIYDNPASAFVMSFIGPVNVLPSSSRMFQDNGFDSANPEIFLRPHDVVIETTENNATVPARISRLIHLGWEIQVELTLDDGQVVNANLTRERFDSLQLQPQQRVFVKPKDAKSFPLFYSI, encoded by the coding sequence ATGGGCATCGTTGTAGAAAACGTATCAAAACAGTTTGGCAGTTTCCAAGCACTCGATCGAGTCAGCTTAAAAATTGAATCGGGTTCCCTAGTCGCATTGCTGGGCCCGTCGGGTTCCGGCAAGTCTACACTGCTGCGGCTGATTGCCGGTTTAGAAATGCCCGACTCCGGCAAAATCTGGCTGACAGGCCAAGATGCGACCAATACTAGCGTCCAAGAGCGCAAAATTGGGTTCGTGTTTCAGCACTACGCGCTATTCAAGCACATGACAGTGCGAAAAAACATCGCTTTCGGGATGCAAATTCAGAAAACACCACCCGCGAAAGTCAAAGCGCGGGTAGAACAATTGTTGAATTTAGTGCAATTGTCAGGATTGGGCGATAGATACCCGTCGCAACTTTCAGGAGGCCAGCGACAGCGGGTGGCCCTCGCCAGAGCCCTGGCTGTGGAACCGAAAGTGTTACTGCTAGACGAACCTTTTGGAGCTCTCGATGCCAAAGTTCGCAAAGATTTGCGTGCTTGGTTGCGGCGACTGCACGACGAAGTTCACGTTACCACAGTCTTTGTGACGCACGATCAAGAAGAAGCGATGGAAGTTGCCGATCGAATTACAGTAATGAATAAAGGTAAAATCGAACAAGTCGGCACACCCGCAGAAATTTACGACAATCCAGCGAGTGCTTTCGTAATGAGTTTTATCGGTCCAGTCAATGTATTGCCCAGCAGTTCAAGAATGTTTCAAGACAACGGCTTTGACTCAGCCAACCCAGAGATTTTCTTGCGTCCTCACGACGTAGTAATTGAAACTACAGAAAATAATGCAACAGTGCCTGCAAGAATCAGTCGCTTGATTCATTTAGGATGGGAAATTCAGGTAGAATTAACCTTAGATGACGGTCAAGTAGTAAACGCTAATTTGACTAGAGAAAGATTCGATAGCTTGCAGTTGCAGCCCCAGCAAAGAGTGTTCGTAAAGCCAAAAGATGCCAAGTCCTTTCCACTTTTTTATTCTATCTGA
- the hisF gene encoding imidazole glycerol phosphate synthase subunit HisF, protein MLSKRILPCLDVKAGRVVKGVNFVNLQDAGDPVEMAQVYNDAGADELVFLDITATHEDRNIMIDVVYRTADRVFIPLTVGGGIQSLDTIKSLLRAGADKVSINSAAVRDPSLIDKASDRFGNQCIVVAIDARKRQDADNPGWDVYVRGGRENTGLDALAWAKEAEQRGAGEILVTSMDSDGTQAGYDLALTRSIAEMVEIPVIASGGAGNCHHIYEAVTQGKAEAALLASLLHYGQLSVGEIKTYLAKFQVPVRQQQPLVISH, encoded by the coding sequence ATGTTGTCGAAAAGAATTTTGCCTTGTTTGGATGTGAAAGCCGGTCGCGTCGTCAAAGGTGTCAATTTTGTCAATCTTCAGGATGCTGGCGATCCGGTAGAAATGGCTCAGGTTTACAATGATGCGGGTGCTGACGAGTTGGTGTTTCTGGACATTACGGCGACTCACGAAGACCGGAATATTATGATCGATGTGGTGTACCGAACGGCCGATCGAGTATTTATCCCTTTGACGGTGGGCGGCGGCATCCAATCCTTAGACACAATTAAAAGTTTGTTGAGGGCGGGCGCTGATAAGGTGAGCATTAATTCGGCGGCGGTGCGCGATCCGAGTTTAATTGACAAAGCGAGCGATCGATTTGGCAATCAGTGCATTGTAGTGGCGATCGACGCCCGCAAACGGCAAGATGCGGATAATCCTGGTTGGGACGTGTACGTGCGCGGAGGGCGAGAAAATACCGGGCTAGATGCACTCGCCTGGGCAAAAGAAGCCGAACAGCGCGGCGCCGGCGAAATTCTGGTGACAAGCATGGACTCGGACGGCACTCAAGCCGGTTACGATTTGGCATTAACTCGAAGCATTGCCGAAATGGTCGAAATTCCCGTCATTGCTTCCGGCGGCGCCGGCAACTGCCACCACATCTACGAAGCCGTGACACAGGGCAAAGCAGAAGCTGCACTGCTGGCTTCCCTGCTGCATTACGGGCAACTCAGTGTAGGAGAAATTAAAACTTATCTAGCAAAATTTCAAGTTCCCGTGCGACAGCAGCAGCCATTAGTTATTAGTCATTAG